The following are encoded together in the Bos taurus isolate L1 Dominette 01449 registration number 42190680 breed Hereford chromosome 10, ARS-UCD2.0, whole genome shotgun sequence genome:
- the THAP10 gene encoding THAP domain-containing protein 10, translated as MRCGNTTKSGKLLFRFPKGPGRATAVGPLRAGPPANWYRGSDSSVICSEHFAPACFDVSSVIQKNLPFSERLRPVAGAASILHSVSSLLKPTGKEEGDCAGGLGREESPRQSGSPRLPQGQPRVHSSGPRRGLSASQIKGHSKSPPRVLQEPQSVARLLYLMLSWKSHLTTKVFVNR; from the coding sequence ATGCGCTGCGGCAACACCACCAAGTCCGGGAAGTTGCTGTTTCGCTTCCCCAAAGGACCGGGCCGTGCGACTGCTGTAGGACCGCTTCGTGCGGGGCCTCCGGCCAACTGGTACCGGGGCAGTGACAGCTCCGTCATCTGCTCCGAGCACTTCGCTCCCGCCTGTTTTGATGTCTCTTCGGTTATCCAGAAGAATCTGCCCTTCTCCGAGCGCCTGAGACCCGTGGCGGGCGCCGCGTCCATCTTGCACTCCGTATCCTCCCTGCTGAAACCTACAGGGAAAGAAGAGGGAGACTGTGCGGGCGGCCTGGGAAGGGAGGAAAGCCCCAGGCAGTCAGGCAGCCCCAGGCtcccccagggccagcctcgtGTACACTCCTCTGGCCCACGAAGAGGGCTTTCGGCTTCACAGATAAAGGGCCACTCAAAGAGTCCCCCGAGGGTCTTGCAAGAACCCCAGTCTGTGGCTAGGCTCCTCTACTTAATGTTATCTTGGAAAAGTCACCTCACCACGAAGGTTTTTGTTAATCGGTGA